The proteins below are encoded in one region of Methanofollis aquaemaris:
- a CDS encoding amino acid ABC transporter permease, whose translation MGVITILVDWIPYLFEGVILTLALVLSSLGLGLLFGLPMALGQIYGNRILKSIISVYVWFFRGLPVLVLLFLFYFGIFLSLNPGIDPFYVAIVVLGLRGAAYQSQIFRGAILSISEGQMIAARSLGMSRWQAIKSIILPQAVRIALPGWSNEYPTVLTDTSVCYAIGVAEILTRTTQIVAQTYIAMPIYLAAAGIYILLNYAGMKGLHILEKRISIPGFGQGGV comes from the coding sequence ATGGGTGTTATAACTATCCTGGTGGATTGGATCCCGTACCTCTTTGAGGGGGTCATCCTGACCCTCGCTCTGGTGCTTTCCTCCCTTGGTCTGGGGTTGCTCTTCGGTCTCCCTATGGCCCTCGGCCAGATCTATGGGAATCGGATCCTCAAGAGTATAATATCGGTATATGTCTGGTTCTTCAGGGGTCTGCCTGTCCTTGTGCTCCTGTTCCTCTTCTATTTCGGGATTTTTCTCTCGCTGAACCCCGGGATAGACCCATTTTATGTTGCTATCGTCGTACTTGGGCTCAGGGGTGCGGCGTACCAGTCTCAGATCTTCCGTGGTGCTATCCTCTCGATCAGCGAGGGACAGATGATCGCCGCGAGGTCGCTGGGGATGAGCAGGTGGCAGGCGATCAAGAGTATTATCCTCCCACAGGCAGTGCGGATCGCCCTGCCCGGGTGGTCAAACGAGTACCCGACGGTGCTGACCGATACCTCGGTCTGCTATGCAATCGGAGTGGCCGAGATCCTGACACGGACGACGCAGATTGTAGCCCAGACCTACATCGCGATGCCGATCTATCTGGCTGCAGCCGGGATCTATATTCTTCTCAATTATGCGGGGATGAAGGGCCTGCACATACTGGAGAAGAGGATCAGTATCCCCGGGTTTGGACAAGGAGGCGTGTAG
- a CDS encoding amino acid ABC transporter ATP-binding protein codes for MVSDGCILRVEDIHKKYGEREVLRGVSFDVKKGETKVFIGPSGTGKSTLLRCINQLTDPDEGRVFLHDEEVTHSGARINYFRQKIGMVFQNFYLFDHLTAVRNVEIALLKVKKMDPAAAREKALAELRRVGMEDWAENYPAELSGGQAQRVSIARALAMDPDVILFDEPTSALDPELTREVLEVMKTLARQGMTMLVVTHEMSFARSVANEIIFMEHGKIQEQGSPDDLMTGPAFTRTREFIGSFQDFGEQ; via the coding sequence ATGGTTTCAGATGGTTGCATCCTCCGGGTCGAGGATATTCATAAGAAATATGGTGAGCGGGAGGTGCTCCGGGGTGTCTCCTTCGATGTGAAGAAAGGTGAGACAAAAGTCTTCATCGGTCCTTCGGGTACGGGCAAGAGCACCTTGCTGCGGTGCATCAACCAGTTGACCGATCCCGACGAGGGGCGTGTGTTCCTGCACGATGAGGAAGTGACGCACTCTGGCGCACGTATCAATTATTTCCGGCAGAAGATCGGGATGGTGTTCCAGAACTTCTACCTCTTCGACCACCTGACGGCTGTACGGAATGTCGAGATCGCACTGCTGAAGGTGAAGAAGATGGATCCCGCCGCGGCCCGCGAGAAGGCGCTTGCCGAACTGCGCCGGGTGGGGATGGAGGATTGGGCCGAGAACTATCCTGCCGAACTCTCGGGGGGTCAGGCGCAGCGCGTCTCGATCGCGCGTGCGCTGGCGATGGATCCCGACGTGATCCTCTTTGACGAACCTACCTCTGCTCTCGACCCCGAATTGACCCGCGAGGTGCTCGAGGTGATGAAGACGCTCGCCCGGCAGGGGATGACGATGCTCGTGGTGACGCACGAGATGAGTTTTGCCCGCTCGGTTGCGAACGAGATCATCTTCATGGAACACGGGAAGATCCAGGAACAGGGCTCCCCCGACGACCTCATGACAGGTCCTGCATTCACCCGGACAAGAGAGTTCATAGGATCATTCCAGGACTTCGGCGAGCAGTGA
- the hxlB gene encoding 6-phospho-3-hexuloisomerase encodes MVEECYSIVDLMLLTSEKVAETARGLDQEQAAGLIDHLLAARRVYVVGAGRSGLVARAFAMRLCHLGVEAYVVGETITPALGEGDTLVAFSGSGETTSVVDFCETAQELNGRICLITATPDSQLGRMADCVVDLGASAPPIRTSSGQYEIRQLTGEYRSVSPSFAPFGTLYETAALIFSDAVLSALMELKHCSLEDVKGRLANIQ; translated from the coding sequence ATGGTAGAGGAGTGCTACAGCATCGTCGACCTGATGCTCCTGACGTCTGAGAAGGTTGCGGAGACAGCACGCGGCCTGGACCAGGAGCAGGCGGCGGGGCTCATCGACCACCTCCTTGCGGCGCGCCGGGTCTATGTGGTCGGGGCGGGTCGCTCGGGGCTTGTGGCCAGGGCGTTTGCGATGCGGCTCTGCCATCTTGGGGTGGAAGCCTATGTGGTCGGGGAGACGATCACCCCGGCCCTGGGAGAAGGGGACACGCTTGTCGCTTTTTCGGGTTCGGGGGAAACGACGTCGGTCGTTGACTTCTGCGAGACGGCCCAGGAACTCAATGGCCGGATCTGTCTCATCACGGCCACCCCGGATTCGCAGCTCGGCCGAATGGCCGACTGTGTGGTGGACCTGGGCGCCTCGGCCCCACCGATCCGGACCTCTTCGGGGCAGTATGAGATTCGCCAGCTCACCGGGGAGTATCGATCGGTCTCTCCGTCGTTTGCTCCGTTCGGGACACTGTACGAGACTGCCGCCTTGATCTTTTCAGATGCCGTCCTCTCGGCCCTGATGGAGTTGAAGCATTGCAGTCTTGAGGATGTGAAGGGGCGGCTCGCCAATATCCAGTGA
- the nifU gene encoding Fe-S cluster assembly scaffold protein NifU has protein sequence MEDRPQIGYSKRVMDHFMNPRNVGEVEDADGVGLVGNPVCGDLMQVTIRVEEDVITDIKFKTFGCGSAIATASMVTELAMGKHLDEALAITRQDVADELEGLPPVKMHCSNLAADALHEAITDYREKRKKKEAEMTA, from the coding sequence ATGGAAGATAGGCCACAGATTGGCTACTCGAAGCGGGTCATGGACCATTTCATGAACCCGAGGAATGTGGGCGAGGTCGAGGACGCGGACGGCGTCGGGTTGGTGGGCAACCCGGTCTGCGGCGACCTGATGCAGGTCACTATCAGGGTCGAGGAGGACGTGATCACCGATATCAAGTTCAAGACTTTTGGGTGTGGTTCTGCGATCGCGACGGCAAGCATGGTCACCGAACTGGCGATGGGCAAGCACCTGGACGAGGCGCTGGCGATCACCCGTCAGGACGTGGCAGACGAACTGGAGGGACTGCCGCCGGTGAAGATGCACTGTTCCAACCTCGCGGCAGACGCCCTGCACGAGGCGATCACGGATTATCGGGAGAAGAGAAAGAAGAAAGAGGCTGAAATGACGGCTTGA
- a CDS encoding sulfurtransferase TusA family protein, whose product MAEEKGPARELDCVGLFCPEPIARTKEEIEKVAVGEVLKVEADDPAAEEDITRWAKRTGHEIIGLEKEEGILTFYIRRTK is encoded by the coding sequence ATGGCTGAGGAGAAGGGCCCGGCACGGGAACTGGACTGCGTCGGACTCTTCTGCCCGGAACCGATTGCGAGAACGAAAGAGGAGATCGAGAAGGTCGCCGTCGGTGAGGTGCTGAAGGTCGAGGCCGACGACCCGGCGGCCGAAGAGGACATCACCCGCTGGGCGAAGCGGACCGGGCATGAGATTATTGGTCTTGAGAAGGAAGAGGGGATCCTGACCTTCTATATCAGGAGGACGAAGTGA
- a CDS encoding pro-sigmaK processing inhibitor BofA family protein encodes MLGPIIGILLALLIALLLFYFVRKGIALVINAIIGVVVLYLINLFNVMSLFGQPDIPIDIITVLICALGGIVGVVIVVILHLMGVPL; translated from the coding sequence ATGCTCGGACCAATCATCGGAATCCTGCTCGCACTTCTCATAGCGCTGCTCCTGTTTTATTTTGTGAGAAAAGGGATTGCACTCGTGATCAACGCCATCATCGGCGTCGTCGTCCTCTACCTGATCAACCTCTTCAACGTGATGAGCCTTTTCGGACAACCCGACATCCCGATCGACATTATCACCGTACTCATCTGTGCACTCGGCGGGATCGTCGGCGTGGTTATCGTGGTGATCCTTCACCTCATGGGAGTGCCGTTGTAA
- a CDS encoding amino acid ABC transporter permease, producing MDDIVFLTTILLPALWDGVLITLLLIAAAAPFGFLLGIGLAIGRTYGNRWVSFPCKAFVTFVKGTPLLLLLFILYFGMPSIGIRFPSAEWAAVVGFIFCNGAYSSEYIRGALLSVKEGQITAAQALGMTRFQGIRYIVLPQALRRAIPGLTNEFIYLIKYSSLAYMITVIELTGAGKLVATKYFTFNETFIVVGIVYLFLVTVTTLVANGLEKKYAVPV from the coding sequence ATGGACGATATAGTATTCCTGACGACAATTCTTCTCCCGGCTCTCTGGGACGGTGTCCTGATCACCCTCCTTCTCATCGCAGCGGCAGCCCCCTTCGGTTTTCTCCTGGGGATCGGTCTTGCGATCGGCAGAACATATGGCAACCGCTGGGTTTCGTTTCCCTGCAAAGCTTTTGTCACCTTTGTCAAGGGGACGCCCCTTCTTCTCCTCCTCTTCATCCTGTACTTCGGTATGCCTTCGATCGGGATCAGGTTCCCGTCGGCCGAGTGGGCGGCGGTGGTCGGGTTTATCTTCTGTAATGGGGCGTATAGTTCAGAGTATATCCGGGGTGCGCTTCTCTCGGTGAAGGAAGGGCAGATCACCGCTGCCCAGGCGCTCGGAATGACCAGATTCCAGGGGATTCGGTACATCGTCCTCCCACAGGCGCTCCGCCGTGCCATCCCCGGGCTGACCAATGAGTTCATCTATCTCATCAAGTATTCGTCCCTCGCCTACATGATCACGGTCATCGAACTGACCGGTGCGGGCAAGTTGGTGGCAACGAAGTACTTCACCTTCAATGAGACCTTCATCGTGGTCGGGATCGTCTATCTCTTCCTGGTCACAGTCACCACCCTGGTCGCAAACGGGCTTGAGAAGAAGTACGCCGTCCCGGTGTGA
- a CDS encoding cysteine desulfurase family protein: MVYLDHASAVPVDPRVLAFARHYLEEEFGNPSSLYDRGLSARRAVEAAREQVAALVNAGSPRSIVFTGSATESNNLGIRGTALRNRKKGKKILVSAVEHISVMNPAKDLQKQGFELDFIPVDRYGTVDLANLEAELTPETVLVSVNYANDEIGTVEPVREVSRLVHEHGAYLHVNATAAAGRVPIDVQGDGIDLLTLSGNDLGGPRGAAALYVGPGVKVQSVMPGGGQERGLRSGTENVFAIAGMGEAARLAAEEMEEEMAREQAIRDRLVRAVLEIEEAALTGHPTDRLPHHASFRFSRIEGESILLNLDTFFGIQVATGSACSSRTLEPSHVLLAIGLTHEQAHGSVVMTLGRSNTVADVRVVVDAMQETVGRLRGISPL; encoded by the coding sequence ATGGTCTACCTGGATCATGCATCGGCGGTGCCGGTGGACCCGCGTGTCCTGGCCTTTGCCAGGCACTATCTGGAGGAGGAGTTTGGCAACCCCTCTTCCCTGTATGACCGCGGGCTCTCGGCGCGGCGTGCGGTGGAGGCAGCGAGGGAGCAGGTCGCGGCCCTGGTCAATGCCGGGAGCCCGCGGAGCATCGTCTTCACCGGGAGCGCGACCGAGTCGAACAACCTGGGGATCAGGGGGACGGCGCTGCGGAACCGGAAGAAGGGGAAGAAGATCCTTGTCAGTGCGGTCGAGCACATCTCAGTGATGAACCCGGCAAAAGATCTCCAGAAACAGGGGTTTGAGCTGGATTTCATCCCGGTGGACCGGTATGGGACGGTCGACCTGGCCAATCTGGAGGCAGAGCTCACGCCTGAGACCGTGCTGGTCTCGGTCAATTATGCGAACGACGAGATCGGGACGGTCGAGCCGGTGCGTGAGGTGAGCAGGCTGGTGCATGAGCACGGGGCGTATCTCCATGTGAACGCCACCGCCGCGGCCGGGCGGGTGCCGATCGATGTGCAGGGGGACGGGATCGATCTCCTGACCCTTTCGGGAAACGATCTCGGGGGGCCGCGGGGCGCGGCCGCCCTGTACGTCGGGCCGGGGGTGAAGGTCCAGTCGGTGATGCCGGGCGGCGGGCAGGAGCGCGGGCTGCGTTCAGGGACCGAGAATGTCTTTGCCATTGCCGGGATGGGTGAGGCGGCGCGGCTTGCGGCAGAAGAGATGGAAGAGGAGATGGCGCGGGAGCAGGCGATCCGCGACCGTCTCGTCAGGGCGGTTCTGGAGATCGAGGAGGCCGCACTCACCGGCCACCCGACCGACCGACTCCCTCATCACGCAAGTTTCAGGTTCAGCAGGATCGAGGGGGAGAGCATTCTCCTGAATCTGGATACGTTCTTTGGCATCCAGGTGGCGACCGGGTCGGCGTGCAGTTCCAGGACGCTGGAGCCTTCCCATGTCCTGCTTGCGATCGGGTTGACCCATGAGCAGGCGCATGGCTCGGTGGTGATGACCCTGGGACGGTCGAACACCGTCGCCGATGTCAGGGTCGTCGTCGATGCGATGCAGGAGACGGTAGGGCGTCTCAGGGGGATCTCCCCGTTATAA
- a CDS encoding DsrE family protein, whose amino-acid sequence MEKILYVQTSGPDTPERLYAPFILGATAVSMGVEAAIFFMIKGVMVVKQGEAEQVRVGAFPPLVEAMQQALDVGVKIYICEQSTQLLGIPRGEFIPEGVIAGGATLNDLALEADAVLTF is encoded by the coding sequence ATGGAAAAAATATTGTATGTCCAGACGAGCGGACCCGATACTCCGGAACGGTTGTACGCCCCGTTCATTCTCGGGGCGACGGCGGTGAGCATGGGGGTCGAGGCGGCGATCTTCTTTATGATCAAGGGGGTGATGGTCGTCAAGCAGGGTGAGGCCGAGCAGGTCAGGGTCGGGGCCTTCCCGCCCCTGGTCGAGGCGATGCAGCAGGCGCTCGACGTTGGGGTGAAGATCTATATCTGCGAGCAGAGCACGCAACTGCTCGGGATTCCCCGTGGTGAGTTCATCCCCGAGGGAGTGATCGCCGGCGGGGCGACGCTCAACGACCTGGCCCTGGAGGCCGACGCGGTCCTGACCTTCTGA
- a CDS encoding DUF3795 domain-containing protein, protein MEQNIEVCGIVCKDCDYFSECGGCEAVRGRPFWTAYVGAEECPIHECCVGERHLDHCGQCQELVCERFTRFRDPNITDEEATTALEAMTDRLLTRKTEEDQAF, encoded by the coding sequence ATGGAACAAAATATCGAGGTCTGTGGAATTGTCTGTAAAGACTGCGACTACTTTTCTGAATGTGGAGGGTGCGAAGCGGTCCGGGGCAGGCCGTTCTGGACGGCATATGTCGGAGCCGAGGAGTGCCCGATCCATGAATGCTGTGTGGGCGAACGGCACCTCGACCACTGTGGGCAGTGCCAGGAACTTGTATGTGAGCGGTTTACCCGTTTCAGAGACCCCAATATAACCGATGAAGAGGCCACCACTGCACTTGAAGCGATGACAGATCGACTCCTCACCAGGAAAACTGAAGAAGATCAGGCTTTTTAG